A DNA window from Agrobacterium vaccinii contains the following coding sequences:
- a CDS encoding dTDP-4-dehydrorhamnose 3,5-epimerase family protein, whose product MSRFTRIPTPLTELVVIERQHLGDERGFFSRFFCMEEISDFGVGSIAQINHTMTQAKATIRGMHFQRAPHDEAKFVSCLQGKIFDVAIDLRPASPTYLKWHGEILSKENARSLLIPSGFAHGFQTLTENCELIYLHDKPHAPNAEAGIHPLDPAISVSWPLPVTQMSVRDRTFELL is encoded by the coding sequence ATGTCCCGCTTCACACGCATCCCCACGCCGCTCACCGAGCTTGTCGTCATAGAGCGCCAGCACCTTGGCGACGAACGTGGATTTTTCTCGCGTTTCTTCTGTATGGAGGAAATCTCTGATTTCGGGGTCGGCAGTATCGCGCAAATAAACCACACGATGACGCAGGCAAAGGCGACGATCCGAGGCATGCATTTTCAGCGCGCTCCGCATGATGAAGCGAAGTTCGTTTCGTGCCTACAAGGGAAAATATTTGACGTCGCCATTGATCTTCGGCCTGCCTCTCCCACCTATCTCAAATGGCACGGAGAAATTCTCTCGAAAGAAAATGCGCGCTCGCTTTTAATTCCGTCAGGCTTTGCCCATGGCTTTCAGACATTGACCGAAAACTGCGAGTTGATTTATCTGCACGATAAACCTCATGCGCCCAACGCGGAGGCAGGTATCCATCCACTAGATCCCGCGATTAGTGTCTCGTGGCCGTTACCGGTCACTCAGATGTCGGTTCGGGATAGGACCTTCGAACTTCTGTAA